Proteins from one Coleofasciculaceae cyanobacterium genomic window:
- a CDS encoding Mu transposase C-terminal domain-containing protein: MSESKSDSLPNLSELPESSRAIAWERYQLLRPHLEDSVPLSQVAKEAEIPFRTAQRWVANYKKLGLAGLCRSKRKDSGTYRVVDPQVKKLIEGLALQKPPKSIASIHRLVRDWCIRSQISVPSYNTVYSIIGDLNPGLLTLAHQGTKAFKQTFELLHRHDAEKPNAIWQADHTLLDIWIKDEKEQPVRPWLTVIMDDYSRAIAGYYISLSAPSALQTALALKQGIWRKNNPAWHICGIPEILYTDHGSDFTSHHIEQVCLDLKIRLIFSTIGEPRGRGKIERFFRTVNQLLLAKLPGYAPPGHKSPNPVLNFNQLEREFESFLLEYHQAEHSQTSEAPQKRWNKGGFLPQLPESIEKLDLLLLTIRDTRRIRRDGIKFQGLRYTDPLLANYIGEDVNIRYDPRDMTEIRVYHQNKFLCRAICPELSTKTVTLKEIKAARNQRRKQLKQQIKDRVSIVDALMGNPQSSSNANSTPETIKNSPPPKHKLKLYFNE, translated from the coding sequence ATGTCTGAATCAAAGAGTGATTCATTACCAAACCTTAGCGAACTACCAGAAAGTTCAAGAGCAATAGCTTGGGAACGATATCAGCTTTTACGCCCTCATCTAGAAGACTCCGTTCCTCTCAGCCAAGTAGCAAAAGAGGCTGAAATTCCCTTCAGAACCGCCCAGCGTTGGGTAGCCAACTACAAAAAACTAGGGTTAGCTGGATTATGCCGTAGCAAGCGCAAAGATAGTGGTACTTATCGAGTAGTAGACCCTCAAGTTAAAAAATTGATTGAAGGGTTAGCCCTACAAAAACCCCCAAAGAGTATTGCGAGCATTCACCGTCTGGTCAGGGATTGGTGTATTCGTTCTCAAATATCTGTTCCTTCTTACAATACTGTTTACAGCATCATTGGCGATCTTAACCCTGGTTTATTAACTCTAGCTCACCAAGGAACAAAAGCTTTCAAGCAAACATTTGAATTGCTCCATCGTCATGACGCAGAGAAGCCAAATGCTATCTGGCAAGCAGATCATACCCTGCTAGATATCTGGATCAAAGATGAAAAAGAACAGCCAGTCAGACCTTGGCTTACAGTGATTATGGATGATTATAGTAGAGCGATCGCGGGATACTATATTTCCTTGTCTGCACCCTCTGCTTTACAAACAGCATTGGCTTTAAAACAGGGCATTTGGCGGAAAAACAATCCTGCATGGCATATCTGCGGTATTCCAGAAATTCTTTACACAGATCATGGCAGCGATTTTACTTCTCATCATATAGAACAGGTTTGTCTTGACCTCAAAATCAGACTGATATTCTCCACCATTGGCGAACCCAGAGGTAGAGGAAAAATCGAGCGATTCTTCAGAACAGTCAATCAACTACTGTTAGCCAAATTACCAGGCTATGCACCGCCAGGACACAAATCACCCAATCCAGTTCTGAATTTTAATCAACTCGAACGGGAGTTTGAAAGCTTTTTACTGGAATATCATCAAGCAGAACACAGCCAAACATCTGAAGCTCCCCAAAAACGCTGGAACAAGGGGGGATTTCTCCCACAACTGCCAGAATCAATCGAAAAACTAGATCTGCTGCTGCTGACTATTAGAGATACAAGACGTATTCGACGAGATGGCATTAAATTCCAAGGCTTGAGATATACCGACCCCTTATTGGCAAACTATATCGGCGAAGATGTCAACATTCGTTATGACCCCAGAGACATGACGGAAATCAGAGTTTATCACCAGAACAAATTTCTCTGTCGTGCTATCTGTCCCGAATTATCTACAAAAACCGTTACTCTCAAAGAGATTAAGGCTGCTCGCAACCAAAGACGCAAACAACTCAAGCAGCAGATTAAAGATAGAGTCTCAATTGTCGATGCTTTAATGGGAAATCCCCAATCATCCTCGAATGCTAATTCAACTCCAGAAACAATTAAGAATAGTCCACCCCCCAAGCACAAGTTAAAGCTGTATTTTAATGAATAA